A stretch of the Chlorobiota bacterium genome encodes the following:
- a CDS encoding PD40 domain-containing protein, whose amino-acid sequence MKLFKIIIIIFTISSNILFSQLFSDSIIAKVKVKNLSSLNSEKDDYSSFITPNGKWLYFTSSRENNSDIYKCQINSDSIDLPQKVNDQNVNSSIKDDGSFTTKTSKFSMLFEGFNDLKNIKLSDTAFVVRSKRTIGSGDADIYTCNINVDGSSIVNVVPFSIINSSGWDSQPTISADGNTIVFTSIRKMKTYGGMDLFIIKKNSDGTFSNPVNIGKPINTSGDEFSPFLSPDGRTLYFSSNGHKGFGKSDIYVSFIDDNGAWTKPKNLGNKINTSSNDCFFYGVGLNKFYFSSDREDSSSKGGLDLYEGTTNVFASGYTLLKPMCFDTVFNKPLNANLKFYEQTTNKLIATCKYDTTQDVGVLLVTYFNYRVEMESKGYRKRETLISNLKFNETETHRFNFGNPPPEPPPATEIIFDPKGTPMYASGYYRPLTFTSLEDLRQRQNKGNLKGITYIADVSNSDTNRYDFYREYTRKIEKTLDSLTKDLSEKYFTRYLRYLDSTKANEKIQITVVGFADPRPINGRYIENEIKFLDLSGNEVTVKTNDSLDNFKLSGLRAYFAVETMKLKFSQYGSFDKNVYNELEKRGIIEWRAMSGNISPEEVNNNQNNNSLFTSPETDLGTRRRFKVIIQRRFLTE is encoded by the coding sequence ATGAAATTATTTAAAATAATAATAATAATATTCACTATTTCAAGTAATATATTATTCTCTCAACTTTTTAGTGATAGTATTATCGCAAAAGTAAAAGTTAAAAATTTAAGTAGTTTAAATTCTGAAAAGGATGATTACTCTTCTTTTATTACACCAAATGGAAAATGGTTATATTTCACTAGTTCTAGAGAAAATAATTCTGATATTTATAAATGTCAAATAAATTCAGATTCTATTGATTTACCTCAAAAAGTAAATGATCAAAATGTTAATAGTTCTATTAAAGATGATGGATCATTTACAACTAAAACTTCAAAATTCAGTATGTTATTTGAAGGATTTAATGATTTAAAAAATATAAAATTATCTGATACTGCTTTTGTAGTTAGAAGTAAGAGAACAATTGGATCTGGTGATGCAGATATTTATACATGCAATATAAATGTTGATGGATCTTCAATAGTAAATGTTGTACCTTTTAGTATAATTAATTCAAGTGGCTGGGATTCTCAACCTACAATTTCTGCTGATGGAAATACTATCGTTTTCACTTCAATTAGGAAAATGAAAACTTATGGAGGAATGGATTTATTTATAATAAAAAAGAATTCCGATGGTACTTTTTCAAACCCAGTAAATATTGGCAAACCAATAAATACATCTGGTGATGAATTTTCTCCATTTTTATCGCCTGATGGAAGGACCTTGTATTTCTCGTCAAATGGTCATAAAGGCTTTGGTAAAAGTGATATATATGTCTCTTTTATTGATGATAATGGTGCTTGGACTAAACCAAAAAATCTTGGAAATAAAATAAATACATCTTCAAATGATTGTTTCTTTTATGGAGTTGGTTTAAATAAATTTTACTTTTCTTCTGATAGGGAGGACTCTTCTTCAAAAGGTGGTTTGGATTTATATGAAGGTACAACTAATGTTTTTGCTTCAGGATATACTTTATTAAAACCTATGTGTTTTGATACAGTATTTAATAAACCACTAAATGCTAATTTGAAGTTTTACGAACAAACTACAAATAAATTAATAGCAACTTGTAAATATGATACAACTCAAGATGTAGGTGTTTTGCTTGTTACATACTTTAATTATAGAGTTGAAATGGAATCAAAAGGTTATAGAAAAAGAGAAACTTTAATTTCAAATTTAAAATTTAACGAAACTGAAACTCATAGATTTAATTTTGGTAATCCTCCACCAGAACCACCACCTGCTACTGAAATAATATTTGATCCAAAAGGAACACCAATGTATGCGAGTGGTTATTACAGACCATTAACATTTACTTCATTAGAAGATTTAAGACAAAGACAAAATAAGGGTAATTTAAAAGGTATAACCTACATTGCAGATGTATCAAATAGCGATACTAATAGATATGATTTTTATCGTGAGTATACTAGAAAAATAGAAAAAACATTGGATAGTTTAACTAAAGATCTTTCTGAAAAATACTTTACAAGATATTTAAGGTATTTAGATAGTACAAAAGCAAATGAAAAAATTCAAATTACAGTTGTAGGTTTTGCTGATCCAAGACCAATTAATGGAAGATATATTGAAAATGAAATCAAGTTTCTTGACCTATCAGGTAATGAAGTTACAGTAAAAACAAATGATTCTTTAGATAACTTCAAATTGTCTGGTTTAAGAGCTTATTTTGCTGTTGAAACAATGAAATTAAAGTTCTCTCAATATGGTTCATTTGATAAAAATGTATATAATGAATTAGAGAAAAGGGGAATCATAGAATGGCGTGCAATGAGTGGAAATATAAGTCCAGAAGAAGTAAATAATAATCAAAACAATAATTCACTATTTACATCGCCAGAAACCGATTTAGGCACTAGAAGAAGATTCAAAGTTATTATTCAAAGAAGATTTTTAACTGAATAG
- a CDS encoding choice-of-anchor D domain-containing protein: MKLKFNYIKDIKFYKIFIISILFVSSFNNSFTQVVKFPDTPCDSISFKRYELMNLSNSPLILDQITFVDNKFFFLKDVIFPITLAPGEDIFINVCFGPKSRGNVSDVMEYKDNISKKSIRVEGKGISSEITSNPSVLSFPRTNVGNTSAPLTTLIKNIGERPITLNNSNVKISAPYNLITLLPKILNPGDTTTFFITFSPKLAGVYSQTMDITSGCGLLNPVGLNGSTDVTGTGAIIQVSKLNFNPSQPETLFCGKDTCTKFIVQNVGTSTLKVDSLYFISNETLGFFINPRVPTPFFIPPNSKKEIPICFKGKGSGLINDSIRISSNSRNPIAFGLVLDESGSMNTQLNCNTQRTTRIEQMKSQANNFIKNALINLPSAFVVDELSVKTCSIRPRGGSNVQDSLRTLQALVPVTNIIKTNVTNSISQITANGGTSTRLVIRKMIAELSKSKLLKKVLIVITDASSTGGSEPEDIQKNPEDVIIKEANAAGVIIFPIGIGTDDFAKTSMARIAKGTKGLSFDVSDCGNLQTAFETITSTLSEGSTSLEPFSVKLSAPQLSSSIIEFDSVAIGDTLCKKIFVTNDGLGDAVIESFRLADLNGVLTNEYFIKSVKAPIVIQEKQQYNFEICFAPNKIRIRDARLTIKYNSCNGENLAPKLSGIGVAEVGLSISGLRLVKPGDIINVPVFLGSSITRFDVKSLIFGTRWNKSMLQFNRIISGVAGSTSNFTITKPSYILDKYSNIEISATTNKFNQSGELVKFEFLVLRGDTLSTQIEINYGKFDDGNPRARLYDTAALVVYDSTCFRNAIPIFDVKNQNANYKISIGEVTPNPINDGKSKIEIVADKKGMIRYDIFNINGEQVSETKAILIEEGSNSIELINKQLSSGVYYIRFLITNEKFLTKKMIVVKN; this comes from the coding sequence ATGAAATTAAAATTTAATTATATTAAAGATATTAAATTTTATAAGATATTTATAATTTCAATTCTGTTTGTATCAAGTTTTAATAACTCATTTACTCAAGTTGTTAAATTCCCAGATACTCCTTGCGATTCTATAAGTTTTAAGAGATACGAATTAATGAACTTATCAAATTCTCCATTAATCTTAGACCAAATTACTTTTGTAGATAATAAATTTTTTTTCTTGAAAGATGTAATTTTCCCTATAACTTTAGCCCCCGGTGAAGATATTTTCATAAATGTATGTTTTGGACCAAAAAGTAGGGGGAATGTTTCGGATGTTATGGAGTATAAAGATAATATTTCAAAGAAAAGTATAAGAGTTGAAGGAAAGGGAATATCATCTGAAATTACATCTAATCCATCAGTACTAAGTTTTCCAAGAACCAATGTTGGTAATACATCAGCACCGTTAACAACCTTGATTAAAAACATTGGTGAAAGACCAATAACCCTTAATAATTCAAACGTTAAAATATCCGCACCTTATAATTTAATTACTTTATTACCTAAGATATTAAATCCAGGTGATACTACAACATTTTTTATAACATTTTCCCCAAAACTTGCAGGTGTATATTCACAAACAATGGATATTACATCAGGGTGTGGATTACTAAATCCCGTTGGTTTAAATGGTTCAACCGATGTTACTGGAACAGGAGCAATTATTCAAGTAAGTAAGTTGAATTTTAATCCTAGTCAACCTGAAACACTTTTTTGTGGAAAAGATACTTGTACTAAATTTATTGTTCAGAATGTTGGAACTTCAACATTAAAAGTAGATTCTCTTTATTTTATTTCAAATGAAACTCTTGGTTTCTTTATTAATCCAAGAGTACCTACTCCATTTTTTATTCCACCAAATTCAAAAAAAGAAATACCTATTTGTTTTAAAGGTAAAGGTAGTGGATTAATAAATGATTCAATTAGAATTTCAAGTAATTCAAGAAATCCAATTGCTTTTGGCTTGGTATTAGATGAATCAGGAAGTATGAATACACAACTCAATTGTAATACTCAAAGAACAACTAGAATTGAGCAAATGAAATCTCAAGCAAATAATTTTATTAAAAATGCATTAATTAATTTACCTTCTGCTTTTGTTGTTGATGAATTATCAGTTAAGACTTGTTCAATCAGACCAAGAGGTGGATCAAACGTTCAAGATTCTTTAAGAACTCTACAAGCACTAGTTCCAGTAACAAATATTATAAAAACTAATGTTACAAATAGCATTTCTCAGATAACAGCAAATGGTGGAACTTCAACTAGATTAGTTATAAGAAAAATGATAGCTGAACTTTCAAAAAGTAAGTTATTAAAGAAAGTATTAATCGTTATCACAGATGCTTCATCAACGGGTGGATCTGAACCAGAAGACATACAAAAGAATCCAGAAGATGTTATTATAAAGGAAGCTAATGCTGCAGGAGTTATAATATTTCCAATTGGAATTGGTACTGATGATTTTGCAAAAACATCAATGGCTAGAATAGCAAAAGGAACAAAAGGATTGTCTTTTGATGTTAGCGATTGTGGAAATTTACAAACTGCATTTGAAACAATTACAAGCACATTAAGCGAGGGAAGCACAAGTTTAGAACCATTTTCAGTAAAACTTTCTGCACCACAACTTAGTTCAAGCATTATTGAATTCGATTCAGTAGCAATTGGAGATACTTTGTGTAAAAAAATTTTTGTTACTAACGATGGTTTAGGAGATGCTGTAATTGAAAGCTTTAGATTAGCAGATTTAAATGGAGTTTTAACTAATGAATATTTTATAAAGAGTGTAAAAGCTCCAATTGTTATTCAAGAGAAACAACAATATAATTTTGAAATTTGTTTTGCCCCTAATAAAATAAGAATAAGAGACGCAAGGTTGACAATAAAATATAATAGTTGTAATGGTGAAAATTTAGCACCTAAATTATCTGGAATTGGTGTAGCTGAAGTTGGATTGAGTATTTCAGGATTAAGGTTAGTTAAACCTGGAGATATTATTAATGTTCCTGTTTTCTTAGGTTCATCAATTACAAGGTTCGATGTAAAATCTTTAATATTCGGTACTCGATGGAATAAATCTATGCTTCAATTTAATAGAATTATTTCTGGTGTAGCAGGGAGTACTTCAAATTTTACTATCACAAAGCCTAGCTACATTTTGGACAAGTATAGCAATATAGAAATTTCGGCAACTACTAATAAATTTAATCAATCTGGCGAATTAGTTAAATTTGAGTTTTTAGTTTTAAGAGGTGATACTTTGTCAACTCAAATTGAAATAAACTACGGAAAATTTGATGATGGCAACCCAAGGGCTAGGTTATATGATACAGCTGCCTTAGTAGTATATGATTCAACTTGCTTTAGAAATGCAATACCTATATTTGATGTTAAAAATCAAAATGCAAATTATAAAATATCAATTGGTGAAGTAACTCCAAATCCAATAAATGATGGAAAGTCAAAAATTGAAATTGTTGCAGATAAAAAAGGAATGATAAGATATGATATATTTAATATAAATGGAGAGCAAGTATCAGAAACTAAAGCAATATTGATTGAAGAAGGTTCTAACTCTATTGAATTGATAAATAAGCAATTAAGTTCAGGTGTATATTATATAAGGTTCTTAATTACAAATGAAAAGTTTTTAACAAAAAAAATGATTGTAGTAAAAAATTAA